A window of Kyrpidia spormannii genomic DNA:
TGATCATCCGCTTTTCGCGGTCGTCCCGGGGAATGATCCGGCGCTGGGTCAACCCGGAATGCAGGTACACCACATGGGGCATCACCGTGGCCCCGATCACCCCCACCGCCAACATGACACTTTCTTGGGGTCCGAGCCATGGCACGACACTGTGGTAAACGACCTGGCCCCACTCTGGCCTGGAAAAGATCGTCTCCACCAGATAACTCAGTCCAATCACAGCCACCAATCCGGCGATGACCTTTTCCAAAGGTCGAAATCCGAATCGTTCCAGAGTGAGAAGGAGGTAGGTCGCCACCCCGGTGATCAGGACCGCCGCCAGCATCGGAATGTGAAAAAGCAAATGCAAAGCCAGAGTCGCCCCGAGGAATTCTGCCAAATCCGTGGCCATGGCGGCCAACTCCGACACGATCCATAAGGTGACGGAAACGCCTTTTGGAACATGTTCCCTGCACAATTCCGGCAGGTTTTTCCCCGTTGCGATGCCCAACTTCGCGGACATGCTCTGGATCAGCATGGCCATTAAGTTCGCCATCACCACCACCCAGAGCATCTGGTACCCGAACTGAGATCCACTTTCAATGTTGGTGGCGTAGTTTCCGGGATCCATGTAGGCCACCGACGCGACGAAGGCCGGCCCGACAAAGGGCAGGAGTGCCCGAAGGCCTTTTGTTTTCCCGCTCATTGCCATCCTGGCCGCGGCCACCGCCTTGTGATCGCGAACCCCAACCGACATCTCGGCCACCTCCGTCACCTCCCCTTTTCTTTACAGCTGAAACAAATTGTCAAAGCGGACAATATGTTGGCTTAGGGAAACTTGTCGTTATTATTATACGACACGCGCTCCAGTTTTGAAAGTCCCACCCTATTCCTGGCGCGCAAATCCCCCTTGGAGGGCCGACAACACCCGGTACCCGGCGGCCCCGAAACCACCTATCCCGAGACCGCCTGGCTCAGCCGGAGTGTACCCCACAGGGATTTAACTGCCCGTGATCACGCCGCCGTTGACATGGATCACCTGACCAGTGACAAAAGCCGAGTCGCCGGATGCCAGGTACACGTAGGCCGGAGCCAGATCTGCCGGCTGCCCCGGCCGATCCATGGGACTGTGGCTTCCGAAAGAAGCGACCATCTCCGGTGTAAACGATGAAGGAATGAGCGGCGTCCAGACTTCACCGGGGGCCACGGCGTTGACCCGGATACCGTAAGGGACCAGGGACAAGGCGAGGGATCGGGTAAACCCCACCACCGCGGCCTTGGTCGCCGCATAGTCGATCATT
This region includes:
- a CDS encoding Nramp family divalent metal transporter; translation: MSVGVRDHKAVAAARMAMSGKTKGLRALLPFVGPAFVASVAYMDPGNYATNIESGSQFGYQMLWVVVMANLMAMLIQSMSAKLGIATGKNLPELCREHVPKGVSVTLWIVSELAAMATDLAEFLGATLALHLLFHIPMLAAVLITGVATYLLLTLERFGFRPLEKVIAGLVAVIGLSYLVETIFSRPEWGQVVYHSVVPWLGPQESVMLAVGVIGATVMPHVVYLHSGLTQRRIIPRDDREKRMINRFSVKEVVIAMGIAGLINLSMMYMAASVFYASGHTAVADITTAYQTLTPLLGPAAATVFLISLLASGLSSSTVGTMAGQVIMQGFVGFTIPVWLRRVVTMIPAVIVVALGVDPTRTLVISQVVLSLVLPVPVITLIYFARRKDIMGILVNRPLTTWVASAVATVVTLLNVLLIYQALGGPMPSIGS